The Candidatus Methylomirabilis limnetica DNA window GCTTGCAGGTGACGGCGACGTTCTGCTTGAAGACGCCAGAGGCGGGATCGGCAGCTCGTCGGATCTCGTGAGCGCCATGGCAATCGGTGCAGGTTGCGGCAGTGAGATTGCCTTTCTGTAGGATGGCCAAACAGGAGACAGGACAGGGGGCGGTGCGAAGCATCGCGAATCAGGTATTTGATGTTTTCCCCTACAGCGCCACGGTAACCCAGGTAATGATATTGTGACAAGAGGCAGTTGAACAGCGCATAATCCTCCGATTTGAGGCTTACAACCGTGATCCGAAGGGGAATCAATGCCTTGAGACTGTCGCTGATCCCTTCCTTTCGATATGGAACAGATGGATAAGAAGGACGGGACGTAAAAGTAAGTTTCCCCTGGCGGGGAGGCAACACAATAGAGCCAGCTCGCTCCAGTTTCAGCAGGAGGCTGCGGCAGGCCATGTCTTTGTATTGCCCTGTGGGACTTTGCCAGTTCCACAACCTGCAAATCTCCAAAGAGAGGCGGGTGCGGTGCCAGTCGGGGGTGGCAGTAAGCAGCTGTCGGATTTGCTGGACATTTACGGTCATGGATTGTTCCATGCCGTGGAATATCACATAAAAAAACGCGTGAGTCCAGCAAAAATGAAGGGGTTCATGAAACTTTTTTAAGGGGTATTCCGTCAGGAAGAAATCACACCTGTTTTATTACTCCATGCTCAGTAGCGGCAAATTATGTGCCGAACAGTATTGGGATTAAGGGGGATTTTTGTAAAAAATAACACATTTTATTTAATGATTTCCCCCCTTTCACTGAATGGTTACCTTGGGACCATGATATTGATTGACAAAAGGTATAGAAAAGGTATAGTTTTTATACATGGAATTTGAATCTACTGGGGGTTCATTCCCTGCGGCTTGCCGCGAGTTCGTCATACCGGCGGAAGCCGGTATCCAGAGGGCCAGACTGGATTCCGTGTCAAGCACGGAATGACGGGCCAGAACAGAAGACGATACCCCGCAGATTGCTGCAGGGTAGTTCATTTTCGACATCAAGAAGAGCGAAGGCAATAAGATAAAACATGGAATCGATTTTTACGAAGCCCAGGCGCTATGGGATGACCCTGATTTGATTGAAATTCCCTTAATAACAAGCGATGAGCCAAGACTCCTCGTGATTGGCAAGTGGTTGGGGAGGCATTGGTCAGGGATTATTACATATAGGGGCGATAGGATAAGAATGATTTCAGTGCGACGTGCCAGGAAAGAGGAGGTTGATATATATGAAGGCGAGTGAATTAGACAAGAGATTCGACGAAGGTGAGGATATCTCCAAACACCTCGATCGGTCCAAGGCCAGAAGGCCTGAGCGGGAGCAGAAAAGGGTAAATGTAGATTTCCCTTTATGGATGATCAACCTGTTGGATAAAGAATCAAAACGGTTAGGTGTGCCCAGGCAATCCATTATCAAAGTTTGGGTGGCAGAACGTCTTGAAAAAGTAATGGTAACTACTCAGGCAGATAGACTGTAGGCTTTTAGACTGTAGGAACACGCCATGCGAGACCATACCAAGCTCAGAGTGTTTGAACTGCCCGGCGAAGTGCGCCTTGATTCGGTCTGTGCGCAACGGCTAACAGCCTACAGCCTAAACACCTAAGCAGTTCCCGCCCCTGTAACTTTTCCCTCAGGACAGGTCAGGTGCGGGGCGTAAGGCGACCGGGACCTCGATGACTGTCAGCCGGTTTCGCGCTAATGCCTTCTCAACGACCTCACTGATCTGATCGAGCGAATCGACCCGCTCTGCTTCGGCTCCAAACGACCTTGCCAAGGCGATGAAGTCCGGGTTCGCGAGCGCTTCGTCGCCAAACAGGTGTCCGTCCTTCCGTTGACCATAGTCCACCATACCAAAGGCATTGTCGTTAAAGAGTAAGACGACAATGGCGGCTCGGTGTTTGACTGCGGTCGCCAGCTCCTGACAGGAGAAGAGAAATCCGCCGTCACCACACAGCGCCAGGACCTGACGGTCAGGCTTGGCGAGCTTGGCACCGATGGCTGCCGGCAGCCCGAACCCGATCGTCCCGCTCCCCATCGCCCAGAGAAATGTTCCGGGTTCGTAGACCTCGAAGTATCTACGCGCCCAGTACGTCGCCATGGTCGAATCGTTGGTTACGATGGCGTCGCGTTTTATCACGTGCCTGATATCTTCGAGCAGCTTCACTTCGGCAGGGTATGTCGCTCTCACGCTTTCCATGGTCTGCTTTTTTGCCCTGATGACCTCTAGCCCTTCAAAGCCCTGCGGGCGTGACGACTGCTTTTCAAGCCTTCCGAGAATGTACTCTAAGGTTATACGAGCGTCTCCCACCAGCTCAACGATATGGCTGCCTTGAATGCCTGGATGGGTTTTGGCAAACTGCAGCTCGTCTATATCAACCCTGACCCAGTGCGGCGGAAGCCTCAATGACCATTTGCCGGTCGATCGGTTGCTGAACCGCGTGCCGACCACGATGGCGAGATCGGCCTTCTCGATGAGCGCCCGAACGGGTCCCTCCGTCCCCAGATTTCCAAGGGAGAGATCATGAGCCTCAGAGAGCACCCCTTTCCCTTTGATGCTGGTGAGCACCGGGGCGTTGAGCAACTCGGTCAGTCGTTTAATCGCCTGGCCCGCCCCTGAGGCGATCGCGCCACCCCCGGCATAGATGACAGGCCGCACCGCCCTGGCAATCCGCTCGACCGCCTCTGCCAGCCTCTGCGCGTCGGGAAGGGTTGGCGTGTGCGTGACCGGCTGATACGAGAAGGGGGCGGCAAGCTCCGCATTCAGGACATCCACCGGAACCTCAAGGCCATAGGGTCGCGGCCGCCCATGTGCCATCCTGGAGAATATCGCCTGGAGGCTGTGAGGAATGTCTGAGGGTGTCGCCACGTCGTAGCACGCCTCTGTCACATTCGAAATCAGACCATGCTGGTTTTTGACCTCATGAAGGTCGCCCCAGCCTTTATGCAGATGCGCTTGCTCGATCTGACTGGCGATAAGCAACACCGGTGAGGAACTGCAATAGGCTTCCTGCAACCCGACCATGGTGGCGGCAGTGCCGGCTCCTGTGCCTGCTATCACAACTCCAACCTTGCCGGTGACCCGCGCATAGGCATCCGCCATGAACGCCGCAGATTGCTCATGACGCACCTCAATAAATCGAACGCCACGTCGCTTGGCGGCATCTGCGACAGCGGTGATATGTAGGCCACGTATGCCGAATACGAACTCAACACCTTGAGCTTTGAGGCATTCGGCTATCGTCTCTGCGCCAGTCATCCCGTATCTCCGTCACCCCCTCCCTCACCCTCCCCCCTCGGAGGGGGAGGGGACCAGTGGGGGGGGACTTTCGGGGCAATGATATCTCATTTCATGCGTTTGTATTAGGCGATCATTCGAGAATGGTAGGGCCCGCCCTGTTGGGTCAGTGAGCGGCATCTGGAAGAGGTCGCCGCCTATTTGATCTGCGCGATGGCGGCATCCAGGATCACAATGGCCTGATCCACATCCTGCGGGCTGATAATCAGAGGGGGCATGAACCGGATTGTCTGAGGTGGGATTGGGCTCAGCAGCAGGCCCCGTTCGCAGCAGGCCTTGGCCATCGCCAGGGCTACCGGCTTGGTAAACTCTATCGCCAGAAGAAGGCCCCGGCCCCGGACTTCCTTCACAATATCCCACTCCTCTTGCAAACCCAGGAGTCGCTCCCGGAAGTAGCTTCCCACCCGCACCGCGCTCCCTGAAAGATCTTCCTTCACAATAAATCGAAAGACGGCTGTGGCCACCGCACAACAGAGTGGATTCCCCCCGAAGGTAGAGCCGTGATCTCCCGGGCCAAAACAGGCGGCCCGATCGTTCGCCAGGAGCGCGGCAATGGGAATCCCGCCACCCAGCCCCTTGCCCACCGTCATAATGTCCGGCTTGATGCCGGAGACCTCGTGAGCCCACAGGGTCCCTGTTCGGCCGCAGCCCGTCTGGACCTCGTCCAAAATCAGCAGGAGGCCCCGTTCGTCGCAGAGATCTCGGACCTCCTTCAGATAGTTCTCAGTCGGAACGTTGACCCCACCCTCACCCTGGATCGGCTCCAGTAAGATGGCGCAGGTTCGCTCTCCTACAGCCGCTCGCAGGGCCGCGACATCGTTGAACGGGACATGGCTGAACCCTTCAGGGAGCGGGGTAAAGGGCGCCTGGTACTCCGGCTTGCCCGTCGCGGCCACCATCGCCAACGTTCGGCCATGGAAGCTCTTCAGCGCCGAAAT harbors:
- a CDS encoding Druantia anti-phage system protein DruA — its product is MEQSMTVNVQQIRQLLTATPDWHRTRLSLEICRLWNWQSPTGQYKDMACRSLLLKLERAGSIVLPPRQGKLTFTSRPSYPSVPYRKEGISDSLKALIPLRITVVSLKSEDYALFNCLLSQYHYLGYRGAVGENIKYLIRDASHRPLSCLLFGHPTERQSHCRNLHRLPWRSRDPTSCRSRLWRLQAERRRHLQA
- a CDS encoding BrnT family toxin translates to MFDIKKSEGNKIKHGIDFYEAQALWDDPDLIEIPLITSDEPRLLVIGKWLGRHWSGIITYRGDRIRMISVRRARKEEVDIYEGE
- the brnA gene encoding type II toxin-antitoxin system BrnA family antitoxin, with the protein product MKASELDKRFDEGEDISKHLDRSKARRPEREQKRVNVDFPLWMINLLDKESKRLGVPRQSIIKVWVAERLEKVMVTTQADRL
- a CDS encoding thiamine pyrophosphate-binding protein: MTGAETIAECLKAQGVEFVFGIRGLHITAVADAAKRRGVRFIEVRHEQSAAFMADAYARVTGKVGVVIAGTGAGTAATMVGLQEAYCSSSPVLLIASQIEQAHLHKGWGDLHEVKNQHGLISNVTEACYDVATPSDIPHSLQAIFSRMAHGRPRPYGLEVPVDVLNAELAAPFSYQPVTHTPTLPDAQRLAEAVERIARAVRPVIYAGGGAIASGAGQAIKRLTELLNAPVLTSIKGKGVLSEAHDLSLGNLGTEGPVRALIEKADLAIVVGTRFSNRSTGKWSLRLPPHWVRVDIDELQFAKTHPGIQGSHIVELVGDARITLEYILGRLEKQSSRPQGFEGLEVIRAKKQTMESVRATYPAEVKLLEDIRHVIKRDAIVTNDSTMATYWARRYFEVYEPGTFLWAMGSGTIGFGLPAAIGAKLAKPDRQVLALCGDGGFLFSCQELATAVKHRAAIVVLLFNDNAFGMVDYGQRKDGHLFGDEALANPDFIALARSFGAEAERVDSLDQISEVVEKALARNRLTVIEVPVALRPAPDLS
- a CDS encoding aspartate aminotransferase family protein, encoding MNHWVELDKRYFMDTGHRRLGVTLVRGEGARVWDEVGKEYLDFIAGWAACSLGHCHPVIVEALREQSERLILASLDVYTTPQIELAELLTSASGLAKVFFCNSGAEANEGAVKLARKYGKLHLNGAYEVISALKSFHGRTLAMVAATGKPEYQAPFTPLPEGFSHVPFNDVAALRAAVGERTCAILLEPIQGEGGVNVPTENYLKEVRDLCDERGLLLILDEVQTGCGRTGTLWAHEVSGIKPDIMTVGKGLGGGIPIAALLANDRAACFGPGDHGSTFGGNPLCCAVATAVFRFIVKEDLSGSAVRVGSYFRERLLGLQEEWDIVKEVRGRGLLLAIEFTKPVALAMAKACCERGLLLSPIPPQTIRFMPPLIISPQDVDQAIVILDAAIAQIK